ACACTGTCTCCGACAGCCGGTTCGATAAGGCAGCTCGCCGCCCGTCTTGCGTAAACAATCCCGTATTCGCAATCAACGAAGGCCCCCCTGTCGTCACGGCCGGTGACGAAGCCGTGGGCCTGGACCTGGCAATTATGTCCTGTAATCCGTCTCAATGCTTGCTTCATCTTTTACTCCTTGATCTTTTGCTCATCAACTCATCAGCTTAACAGCTAATATCTTCTAATACACCGGTTTCCAGTTCTCGGCCTTCATCAGTTCCGAGTCGTTTCCCAGCGCCGATTCACGGTCCGTAATAACCGCCTTTTGATCTTTTATCCCGTGCAGCTTCGCCCTGAACATCCTGGCACCATAGAGATTGGCCGCACTCAGGTCCGCATGAGAAAAATCCGCATAGGTCAGGTCGGCATTGACGAAACGCGCCTGAACGCATTTCGCCTTCGTAAGGATGCACTGCCGCATGTCAGCCCCTGACATATCCGCAAGACCCATATCAGCATCAATGAAAATCGACTGGTAAAGCTTCGCATCACGGAGAACCGTTTCATTAAGCATGGCCTCCACAAAAAGGGCGTTGTTCGCCCTGGCATCAGTCAGGTTAGCCTTTTTGAGATTTGCACCCTTGAAATTGCACTGCGTAAGGTTTGTACCGCTCAGATCGCATCCCGACAGGTCCGCGCCCATAAACTGTGTAAAGGATAAATCCTGTCCCTTGAGGCTCATCCCGGAAAGGTTCGCTTCAATGAGAATGGCCGTCTGAAAACTTGTGC
Above is a window of Desulfomonilia bacterium DNA encoding:
- a CDS encoding pentapeptide repeat-containing protein, translating into MDRETLCSRISRGEQISKESLAGLDLRDAVLSGAIFEDVDFSKTNLKGATFKESILIRCAFDRADLGGTVFNLVSLHMCSFKSANLAGADMRASQISQCDFMSADFTGADLRKAAIAQSMLTDARFCSSKLERTTFVEVETAGTDFSETNLEHTVLLKADLRTARLAGTSFQTAILIEANLSGMSLKGQDLSFTQFMGADLSGCDLSGTNLTQCNFKGANLKKANLTDARANNALFVEAMLNETVLRDAKLYQSIFIDADMGLADMSGADMRQCILTKAKCVQARFVNADLTYADFSHADLSAANLYGARMFRAKLHGIKDQKAVITDRESALGNDSELMKAENWKPVY